One genomic window of Isachenkonia alkalipeptolytica includes the following:
- the tilS gene encoding tRNA lysidine(34) synthetase TilS: MKSDETTEESIVKQLLNTIDEHRLLKAEDKIVVAVSGGPDSVTLLHLLHRLKSRLGIEVYGAHLNHNIRGIDAQMDAQYVLNLCEELDIICFVKSMDVQTYAKEQQLTSEQAGRILRYEFFEEVLKKVGASKIAVGHNKNDQAETVLMRLLRGTGMQGLTAIQYKRDQVIRPLLDVSRGEIEAYCNDHNLAPRTDQTNLTSIYHRNKIRRELIPYLEENYNPSVLQSLVKTANILKEDYDYLEQEGEGRYKELVCFEKKDQVSFSIPALEKQHPAIKARILRRAGEELLGRGELLSYQQVQNLLGLLAKKATGKALHLPMNLEAFISYDKLIFTRGSKEDVESFKEELAVGEITYVHPLKASFELKVFSKDEVSKVSRDKFVKYFDYDKIKGKILVRNRREGDRFWPLGLSGKKKLKDFLIDCKVDRRERDLIPLICHEKDILWVVGYRISDKYKVTEETQRILSIRLVK, from the coding sequence ATGAAGAGTGACGAAACAACCGAAGAAAGCATCGTAAAACAACTATTGAATACCATTGATGAGCACCGATTGCTAAAAGCCGAAGATAAAATTGTAGTGGCGGTTTCCGGAGGACCGGATTCCGTAACCTTGCTGCATTTACTCCATCGATTGAAATCCCGTTTGGGGATTGAAGTATACGGGGCTCATTTAAATCATAATATCCGGGGAATCGACGCCCAGATGGATGCCCAGTACGTCCTGAACCTATGTGAGGAACTGGACATTATCTGTTTTGTCAAAAGCATGGATGTGCAGACCTATGCCAAAGAGCAGCAGCTAACCTCGGAACAGGCGGGGCGAATCCTTCGGTATGAGTTCTTTGAGGAAGTCCTGAAAAAAGTGGGGGCCTCCAAAATTGCGGTGGGGCACAACAAAAACGATCAGGCGGAGACCGTATTGATGCGTCTTTTGCGAGGCACAGGAATGCAGGGCCTTACGGCGATCCAGTATAAAAGGGATCAGGTTATTCGTCCTCTGCTTGATGTGTCCCGCGGGGAAATCGAGGCTTACTGCAACGATCATAATTTAGCTCCCCGGACCGATCAAACAAACTTAACCAGTATTTATCACCGCAACAAAATCCGCCGAGAACTGATTCCCTACCTGGAGGAAAACTACAACCCTTCCGTCTTACAAAGCCTGGTGAAAACCGCGAACATTTTAAAAGAGGATTATGATTACCTTGAACAAGAAGGGGAAGGTAGGTATAAAGAGCTGGTGTGTTTTGAGAAAAAAGATCAGGTATCTTTTTCGATTCCCGCCTTAGAAAAGCAGCACCCGGCAATCAAAGCCCGGATCCTTCGACGGGCCGGGGAAGAGCTCTTGGGAAGGGGAGAGCTGTTAAGTTATCAGCAGGTGCAAAACCTCTTGGGGCTGCTGGCAAAAAAAGCGACGGGAAAAGCCCTCCACTTACCGATGAACCTTGAAGCCTTCATCAGTTATGACAAACTGATTTTCACCCGGGGAAGCAAAGAAGACGTGGAGTCTTTTAAGGAAGAACTGGCAGTGGGAGAGATCACCTATGTCCATCCCTTGAAGGCAAGTTTTGAACTGAAGGTGTTTTCCAAGGATGAGGTGTCTAAAGTCAGCAGGGATAAGTTTGTGAAATACTTCGATTATGACAAAATTAAGGGAAAGATCCTTGTCAGAAACCGAAGAGAGGGAGACCGGTTTTGGCCCCTGGGTCTTTCCGGGAAAAAAAAGCTGAAGGACTTTTTGATTGACTGCAAAGTGGATCGGCGGGAGAGGGATTTAATCCCCCTGATCTGTCATGAAAAAGATATTTTATGGGTAGTGGGGTATCGAATAAGTGATAAATATAAAGTCACGGAGGAAACTCAACGAATACTTTCCATTCGGCTTGTGAAATGA
- a CDS encoding M20 metallopeptidase family protein: MNIPWLKSGEALKEELIEIRRQLHQYPELGYEEERTGAMIAKILKDIGLEVTTGVAKTGVVALLRGKAPGKTIALRADMDALPLQEESTASYRSKVSGKMHACGHDAHMTYVIGAAKLLKKYQSRLKGNVKFIFQPAEESTGGAKPMIEEGVLDNPKVEAILGGHVWPDTPGGSVEVVKGPVMASTGQLYLEIHGKGGHAARPHENIDPILIGQEILQRLQSLTSRGMDPLENLVISICSFQAGETYNVMPDKALLKGTFRTLNNELRLALPEKIENIVKNVTDYYGADYSLKITHLYPATINNEEFTEFAQGVAEELLGKERVLEGKKPSMAGEDFAFYLERIPGTFLRIGNYDEEKNLVYNLHNPHFDIDENRLGMVAALYAKTAMDFLEG, translated from the coding sequence ATGAATATACCCTGGCTAAAAAGCGGCGAGGCATTAAAAGAAGAGCTGATCGAAATCCGAAGACAGTTGCATCAGTATCCGGAACTTGGATATGAAGAAGAAAGAACCGGGGCCATGATTGCAAAGATTTTAAAGGATATAGGACTGGAAGTGACAACGGGAGTGGCGAAAACCGGAGTGGTGGCATTGTTGAGAGGAAAAGCACCGGGGAAAACCATTGCTCTTCGGGCAGATATGGATGCCCTCCCCTTACAGGAGGAGAGCACCGCATCCTACCGATCGAAGGTGTCGGGGAAAATGCATGCCTGCGGCCATGACGCCCATATGACCTATGTGATCGGCGCGGCTAAATTGCTGAAAAAATATCAGTCCCGATTAAAGGGAAATGTGAAATTCATCTTTCAACCGGCGGAGGAGAGCACCGGGGGAGCAAAACCCATGATTGAAGAAGGGGTATTGGATAATCCCAAGGTAGAGGCAATCCTCGGAGGCCATGTTTGGCCGGACACCCCGGGGGGAAGCGTTGAGGTGGTCAAGGGACCGGTGATGGCTTCCACGGGACAATTGTACCTGGAAATTCACGGAAAAGGCGGACATGCGGCCAGGCCCCATGAAAATATTGATCCGATTCTGATCGGCCAGGAAATTCTTCAGCGGTTACAAAGTTTAACCAGCCGAGGGATGGACCCTTTGGAAAATCTGGTGATATCCATCTGCTCCTTTCAGGCGGGAGAAACCTATAATGTTATGCCGGATAAAGCCCTGTTAAAGGGAACCTTTCGAACCTTAAACAATGAACTGAGGCTGGCCCTCCCGGAGAAAATTGAAAACATCGTAAAAAATGTTACAGACTATTACGGAGCGGATTACTCCCTGAAAATCACCCATTTATACCCGGCAACCATTAATAATGAAGAGTTTACGGAATTTGCCCAAGGGGTTGCAGAGGAACTTCTGGGCAAAGAACGGGTGTTGGAGGGAAAGAAGCCCTCCATGGCCGGAGAGGATTTTGCCTTTTATCTGGAAAGAATTCCGGGAACCTTTTTGAGAATCGGAAATTATGATGAGGAAAAGAATTTGGTGTACAATCTTCACAACCCTCATTTTGACATTGATGAAAATCGACTGGGTATGGTGGCCGCCCTGTATGCTAAAACTGCCATGGATTTCCTGGAAGGGTAA
- a CDS encoding PAS domain-containing sensor histidine kinase, with amino-acid sequence MITEESWGSDKKIQQILETFGDEYFFYSRNPDGDFTYMSASIKNILGFTSEEFISQFRNFLTNNPINKKMDMCRLKSNTSESPGKGKRTYPIEVFDKNHNIKTLQLTEYPEIGEGKEILEYRGIGNNITEKRKKEDELLRTQVELEYINKKLEKAIKASNRLANQAHLANDMKNQFLANMNHEINTPMNGILGFVYLLKDTELNEEQREYIGEIEQSSKNLSKVIQDVLDLSKIETNNVKLANRKFNTHELLEELLVKYKPQGVEKGVSLFLDMEETLPKMVSGDREKVMQVLENLLNNALKFTEQGEIHVRAGARKKTKYYSEIQFAIQDTGIGISREMGQRIFKPFTQSEGAFNRRYGGTGLGLTIAKSMVDLMKGKIWMESELGRGSTFYFSLKLNNPKD; translated from the coding sequence ATGATTACGGAAGAAAGCTGGGGAAGTGACAAAAAAATACAACAGATCCTGGAGACTTTCGGGGATGAATATTTTTTTTATTCTCGAAATCCCGACGGAGACTTTACCTATATGAGTGCATCGATTAAAAATATATTAGGATTTACCAGTGAGGAGTTTATCAGCCAATTCAGAAATTTTCTTACCAATAATCCCATCAATAAGAAAATGGATATGTGCCGGCTTAAATCCAATACCAGTGAAAGTCCCGGTAAAGGAAAAAGAACCTATCCTATCGAGGTTTTTGATAAAAACCATAATATCAAAACCCTGCAGCTCACCGAGTATCCGGAAATTGGAGAGGGGAAAGAGATTCTGGAATATCGGGGCATCGGCAATAATATTACGGAGAAAAGAAAAAAGGAAGATGAGCTCTTAAGAACACAGGTGGAGTTGGAATACATCAACAAAAAACTTGAAAAAGCCATTAAGGCTTCCAATCGATTGGCAAACCAGGCCCATCTGGCCAACGACATGAAAAATCAGTTTTTAGCCAATATGAATCATGAGATCAATACGCCCATGAACGGGATTCTGGGTTTTGTTTATCTGTTAAAGGATACGGAATTAAACGAAGAGCAAAGAGAATATATCGGTGAAATTGAACAATCCTCCAAAAATCTTTCCAAAGTCATCCAGGACGTACTGGACCTTTCGAAAATCGAAACCAATAATGTGAAATTGGCAAACCGTAAGTTTAATACCCATGAGCTCCTGGAAGAACTCCTGGTTAAGTATAAGCCCCAGGGGGTGGAAAAGGGGGTCTCTTTATTTCTGGATATGGAGGAAACCCTCCCCAAGATGGTATCCGGGGACCGGGAAAAGGTGATGCAGGTTTTGGAAAACCTTTTAAACAATGCACTGAAGTTTACGGAACAGGGAGAAATCCATGTGAGGGCCGGTGCAAGGAAAAAGACCAAATATTATTCGGAAATTCAGTTCGCGATTCAGGATACGGGAATAGGGATTTCCAGAGAAATGGGCCAGAGGATTTTCAAGCCCTTTACCCAAAGCGAAGGGGCCTTTAACCGAAGATATGGAGGCACCGGACTGGGCCTTACCATCGCCAAGAGCATGGTGGACTTAATGAAAGGGAAAATATGGATGGAGAGCGAGTTGGGAAGAGGAAGCACCTTTTATTTCAGTTTAAAGCTGAACAATCCCAAGGACTGA